Proteins encoded together in one Pseudomonadota bacterium window:
- a CDS encoding DUF4112 domain-containing protein — protein MATRQDQRFDSSTRFGAEQKDFVRSALNNLPTDPQAVRQRVEVMEHLLERSLVIPGTRTPVGLDSVIGLIPVIGDIITAAMGMYIVWEARNLGMSKFQLARMTGNVGIDALLGAVPLVGDVFDFFWRSNSKNLKIIRKHLDKHHPETRVIEG, from the coding sequence ATGGCGACCCGCCAAGACCAGCGATTTGACAGTTCCACCCGCTTTGGTGCGGAGCAGAAGGACTTTGTGCGCTCCGCGCTGAACAACCTGCCCACCGACCCGCAAGCCGTGCGCCAGCGGGTCGAGGTGATGGAACATCTGCTTGAGCGCAGCCTTGTCATTCCCGGTACCCGAACACCTGTCGGGCTCGACTCGGTCATCGGGCTGATCCCCGTGATCGGTGATATCATCACCGCCGCCATGGGCATGTACATCGTCTGGGAAGCACGTAATCTGGGCATGTCGAAATTCCAGCTGGCGCGCATGACCGGCAATGTCGGCATCGACGCGCTGCTCGGTGCGGTGCCGCTGGTCGGCGATGTGTTCGACTTTTTCTGGCGCTCGAACAGCAAGAATCTGAAGATTATCCGCAAGCATCTCGACAAGCATCATC